GATACGATACCGGACTCATGTTTCTTCACGCGGCGTACTTCTTCCGCCTGACGCTCAATGGACATGTTTTTATGGATAAAACCGATGCCACCTTCCTGCGCCAGGGCGATAGCCAGGCGTGCTTCCGTCACGGTGTCCATTGCTGCGGAGAGCATAGGAATATTCAGGCGAATGGTTTTGGTTAACTGGGTGCTGAGGTCGGCAGTATTCGGCAGAACGGTAGAATGAGCGGGAACGAGGAGGACGTCGTCAAACGTCAGGGCTTCTTTAGCGATACGTAGCATGGGCAATATCTCTGACCGGGTGGTTAAATATTGCCGTGGCATTATACAGAGCGTAACCGATTGCATCTACACTTTTTTGGAAAAATAGTTGCGATTGCGGCCCATCGGGTTACTATCGATTAATTAACCTTCTGATTTAAAATTTGATCTGGCTCACATGTCATCGATGCAATCCCCCGCAATTTTTACCGTTAGCCGCCTGAATCAGACGGTGCGCCTGCTGCTGGAAAGAGAAGTTGGCCAGGTCTGGATCAGCGGTGAGATCTCAAACTTTACCCAGCCTGCCTCCGGTCATTGGTACTTCACGCTGAAGGATGACACCGCCCAGGTTCGCTGTGCAATGTTCCGCAACAGCAACCGTCGAGTGACCTTTCGTCCCCAGCATGGACAGCAGGTTCTGGTCCGCGCCAGCATTACGCTCTACGAGCCGCGCGGCGAGTATCAGATCATCGTCGAAAGCATGCAGCCCGCAGGGGAAGGCCTGCTCCAACAGAAGTACGAGCAGCTCAAGGCGAAGCTGGCGGCAGAGGGACTGTTCGATCAGCAGAGCAAGCAGCCGCTTCCCTCCCCCGCCCACTGCGTAGGGGTGATCACCTCGAAAACCGGGGCCGCGCTGCACGATATCCTGCACGTGCTTAAGCGTCGCGATCCCTCCCTGCCGGTGGTGATCTACCCTACCGCCGTTCAGGGCGAAGATGCCCCGGGGCAGATCGTTCGCGCCATTGCGCTGGCGAACAGCCGCAAGGAGTGTGATGTGCTGATCGTCGGGCGCGGCGGCGGCTCGCTGGAGGATCTCTGGAGCTTCAACGACGAGCGCGTAGCGCGAGCGATTTTCGCCAGCCAGATCCCTATCGTCAGCGCCGTCGGCCATGAAACCGATGTTACCATCGCCGACTTTGTAGCCGACCTGCGTGCGCCGACGCCGTCTGCCGCCGCAGAGATGGTCAGCCGCAACCAGCTTGAACTCCTGCGTCAGCTGCAAAGCGGCCAGCAGCGGTTGGAGATGGCGATGGATTACTACCTCGCTAACCGCACCCGTCGCTTTACTCAGCTGGAGCACCGACTGCAACAGCAGCACCCGCAGCTGCGTCTAGCGCGTCAGCAAACCGTGCTTGAGCGACTGCGCCAGCGGATGACCTACGCGATGGATAATCAGCTTAAGCGTTCAGGTCAGCGTCAGCAGCGGATGACCCAGCGGCTAAACCAGTATTCTCCCCAGCCGCGTATTCACCGCGCTCAGAACCGGGTGCAGCAGTTAGAGTACCGTCTGGCCCAGCTGATGAGCGCCAGGCTTAGCGCCACCCGGGAACGCTTTGGCAACGCCATGACCCATCTCGACGCCGTGAGCCCACTGGCTACCCTGGCACGCGGCTACAGCGTGACTACCGCAACGGATGGCAACGTGCTGAAGCAAACCAAACAGGTAAAAGCCGGAGATGTGCTTACCACCCGCCTGGTTGATGGCTGGGTGGAGAGTGAAGTGAAGGGCGTGACCGCCGCTAAAAAAACACGGGCACGCAAAAAAACCTGACCTGACGCTAGTTCGCCTGATGATGTCTGTCAGGCGTAACGGCAAGCATTATCCATGACAGGCCGGAAAAAACAGCCAGTGCGCCAGTTGCACCGATCGCGCCATAGAGCTGGCCAAAGACCACTGAGCCTACTACCTGCCCTGCGGCCAGCATCAGGAAAGCCATACTGACGCCCGCTGCGGGCGAAGGTTGCGCAATCTCCGCCCCCTGCACCAGCAGCACGCCGGACAAAATGACATACCCCGCGCCGCTCATCGCCACCACCGGAAAAAGCCACCCGTTAAAACCGTGGCTCACCGCCAGCGCGGCCAAAGATACGGCCATAAAGAGCTGCGATCCCCAGTAAACGCCCCGCATGCCGATACGTCTCGCCACGCTGCCGGTAAACACGGCGAGGACGCCTGCACCACCGCTCACCAGCCACAGGATGTTTGTCATCGCGCTATCTACCCTGGTGTGCTGCTGAAGTAACTCAGGCCCAAAGCTCCACCAAGCTGCGCTGGCAGTACCGCTGACAAAAGCAATGACTAACAACCGCAACATGCCCGGCTTGCGAAAAAGTGCGCGCCAGTGCGGCGATCCCTCTGTCGGTTTAGACACGTGCTTAGGAAGAGTACGCCACGCAGCGACCAGGCATATCAGCGCCAGTAAAGCGAAAACCATGCAGGAGACGCGCCATCCGCCCGGTATGAAAAAAAGAATGGGAACAGACAGGATGATGCCCCCGCTTGTTCCGGCGTTAATCGTTGTATTCACCTGCGTCTGCCGTTCATCGGCAACGGCATCGTTGACGGCACCCGCCAGGGAGGGAGAGGCCAGTCCAGAGCTCATACCAGCAACAAACAGGCCGAGCGCCAGCCAGAGCGGCGCAGCCGCAAAAGCCATGATGAGCAACCCAGCGGCGGCCACCATGGCAGCCAATATTGCCGTGACGCGGGGGCCGAAGCGGCTGGTCAAAAAGGACGCGATAAAGACAGATAAGCAATAGGCTACGTAGCTGCAGGCAGCAATTAACCCAGCGACTTCTGGTGTGAAAGGGATCGCCTGCCGAATATCGGGCAGCATGATCCCCCATGAAAATCTCGCCATCCCATAGGTTACGGCGATCAAAGCAAAGCCGGTGACTCCTAACGTCACGTCTCTTTTCATTACGTTTCTCTTTTTATGAGCAGTTAAAAACGTAAGTGCTAAGAGACGATTGCGCAACTTTTGTGATTAGGCGTCAGACCTAACGAACTCGACGCGCTTTTTCGAGATCAGCCCGTGGCCGTGCTGGCAAAAGTAGTCCACCGCACCGCAGGCTTTAAGCACCTCTAATGGCTGATGGCAATCGGGGCAGCGGGCTTGTAACGCCACATCAAGATTACAATTTTCGCAATGTGCATGGGTGCCCACCAGCTCCATCGGTTTATCGCAATTAGGACAGGTCAGTTGCATAACGCCTCCTGTAATATTTTAATTAACTCATTATAACGCTCTTATGTTCCTGTGGACAATGCAAGTGACTGCATAGGATGTGCCGCTTGTAAGCCGCCATATTATTCATCAAAAATATAATCAAGATTCATATATTCACCCCACCTCTTTTGGTTAATTTTATTACATAACATATTACCCCTACAAACCTTTATAAATTCTAATGAATAGCTAATTGCGTTATAGATTAATACATTAAAGAAAGCTGATGCAGACTTAAAGGTTATTCGATGAAAGTTTTAGTGCCTTTCATTATCATAGTGTTGCTGACGGTGAGTTATGCTGCGGGTTTACCTGGAAGTGAATGCGCCGCTCCAGGCTATTATGCAGAAAGTATGTTACAGGTCAGTATAAAGAACAATTCTGGAATTAAGCTGGCAAACATACAAAAAAACAAAATCCTCACGGAGATAATGAGCATTACTCCGGTATCCGAAGTGTTTGCCCGGCAGATGGCTAAAGCCGATAGCGCAACCGGAAACAGTCTATCTGAAAATGATTACTTCCAAATTTATCACAGCAACCATGCAATGAATTTAATAGTACGTTACACCTACACTAATAATGACGGCAAAAAAGACGTATTTATCTCCTCAGCACTGATTAATGATGAAGAGTGCTCAGTACGCTATAACGGCTATATGACAATATCGCGAGAGTTTTAAGCGCCGGGGCGAGGGTTGGCTTAACCTACCCAATAAGTACCTGGGCATAGCATCTGCCCCGGCAACGTTGAGCATTATCCGGCGTTAGCTGCTGTCAGTAAAGTGCCGCATCAAGATGAATTCTAACGCTGTAACCTACATTTCTGAAAGAATAGACGTTTCCGCGAACATACAAATCAAGTTGCCCATCTCTCACCTCTGCGTTAGCCTTATAGTCGTCAGTAACCATAATAGGCTCCACGTCTTTTATATGCGCCATGAAATCATCAGGACTTTTCTTGGCATCATAGAGATAGTAATGGTAGGTATCCTTTGAAAGCGAACTGGATGCCGCCTGCGTGATATACAGAGTCAGCTTATCGTTTACATTCATCTTACCCTTCAGCTGTTCATATACGGTAAACAGATCGCGGAATTGATACGCCCAGAACCCAAGGATAAGCAAAACAAAGACAGCCCCTGTACGCCAGCTAAAACCTATATTCATGGTGCAGCTTCAAGATAGATATCAACGCTGTGGATTTCAGAACCACTCTGATACACCGCAGGGCTATCGAAAGAGTAAATTTCACCGCGAACGCGGAGGTAAATTTGGTTATCCTTCACCTTCAGTACGGCTTTTTCATCCATGGTGTTTAGGAACGGCGCAGCGTTAGCAACGTTTGCCATAAAATCAGTATCGCTTTCCTTTGCGTCCACTACGTAATAACGGTACGAATAGGCAGTCGTCGCTCCCGCATCGGTCTGTACTACATAGATATTCGCTTTATCGTTCACAGGAACTTTTTTACAGAGCGTATAGCCAACAGGGAAAAACCAGCTGGGGAGCATATAGGCTGCCCATGCCAGTACAATGATGACAAGAGCGACAATGTATCGCTTTTTAAAAGCCCGTTCTCTTTGCATCACAGCTCCTTATCGGAATGACCTTGCAACCTCCTCAAGTTCAAGAGTTCACGCATAATACGACTTTAGATATGCCGATAACTTGCGCTTTAGTGCTTCGTTATATGCTTCATTGATACGAAAAAGCCCGCAGGATGCGGGCTGAAGAGTAGTGATATGCGACACGATTTTACCGGGGCATAGCATCTGCCCCGGCACCGTTAAGTGTTATCCGGCGTTAGCGGCAGGTTTAGCCTGGGCGTTTGCCAGCATGCGGCGAACCGGCACAATAAGGACGATCAGCACGGCGGCGCAGATCAGCAGGGCAATGGAGCAGCGGGCAAAGAGATCCGGCAGCATATCAAGCTGGTCGGCCTTGACGTGGCCGCCAATCAGGCCTGCCGCCAGGTTACCCAGCGCGCTTGCGCAGAACCACAGTCCCATCATCTGGCCGCGCATTCTTTCCGGGGCCAGCAGGGTCATGGTCGCCAAGCCAATCGGGCTCAGGCACAGCTCGCCGAGCGTCAGCATCAGGATGCTGCCTACCAGCCAGAAAGGAGACACCCCTGCCCCGCCGCTATTCAGCACGCTCTGTGCCGCCAGCATCATCAGGCCAAAGCCTGCCGCTGCAAACAGAATACCGATCACGAACTTGGTGATACTGCTCGGACGAATGTTCATGCTCGCCAGCTTCGGCCACGCCCAGCTAAATACCGGGGCCAGCAGAATAATGAACAGGGCGTTAATTGACTGGAACCACACGGCAGGGATTTCAAAATCACCGATCATGCGATTGGTATAGTCGTTGGCGAACAGGTTGAACGAGGTCGGCTTCTGCTCAAACGCAGACCAGAAGAATGCTGCGGAAACCAGCAGGATAAAGCAGACCAGCAGGCGGGCACGCTCTTTGCGGTTCAGGCCAGCAAAGATAAACAGATAGATGAAGTAAAGCGCCACCGACGCCGCAATTACGTACACCAGCACGCTGGCGACCGCGACCGGGTTGATGACAATCACGCCCTGTGCAATCAGCGTTACGATAACCGCTACGCCAACCGCCAGCGCCAGCAGCCACATGCCCACGCCTTTTCTCTTCACCACCGGGCTGTTCCAGGTGGAGTCCAGACCGACTTCGCTGTCGTAGCGTTTCATGGCCGGAACGGCAAACACGCGGAAGATGATCAGCGCCACCAGCATCCCGATGCCGCCGATACCAAAGCCCCAGTGCCAGCCGTGGCTCTTAATCAGCCAGCCGGAGATCAGCGGCGCAATGAAGGAGCCCATGTTGATGCCCATGTAGAACAGCGAGAAACCGCCGTCGCGACGCGCATCACCTTTTTTATACAGGGTGCCGACCATCACCGAGATACAGGTCTTGAACAGACCAGAGCCGAGCACGATGAACATCAGGCCAATAAAGAACAGGTTGTCGCCCATAAAGGCAGAGAGTGCAATCGACAGGTGGCCGAGGGCAATCAGGATCGAACCGTACCAGACCGCGCGCTGCTGGCCGAGCCAGTTATCCGCCAGCCAGCCACCCGGCAGTGCGGCAAGGTACATAGTACCGGCAAAGATGCCGACAATGGCGGAGGCATTCTCACGTGCCAGTCCCATCCCGCCGTCATACACCGTGGCAGCCATAAACAGGATCAGCAGCGGACGAATGCCGTAAAACGAGAAACGCTCCCACATCTCGGTGAAGAACAGCGAGCCGAGCGGATAGGGATGGCCAAAGAACGTTCGGCTCTCTTGATGATTAACAGAGGATTGCATATTTCTCCCGAAAGGTATGTCGTTGTGCAGGTAAACACCGCGAAGTACGCCGGCCAGTTACGTATCTGACCGATTTTTTTACATGCGGCAAAGTGTTTGTTAACTATTTGATAATCTGGCGCTAGTTTTGTCTAGTACCAACCCCGGGACTTTAAGATGAAAACTCGACGTTTGTCTACTTTCTTAGATTTAAAGTTGGCTAATAACGAATAGTGTTTGACATAGCACAGGGAAATTTGTGTTTTGAATAGACGAGAAACGCGTATTAGCGAGCAGAATAGAGCAGATGAGCGGGGTCGAGCCATACAACATGAAATACATCACCGATGAAAAAGCCATGTATGCGGCCATATTCATTGCGGGATACCGCAAACTGGTAGGGAGTGTAGCTCTGAAACTGCTCGTTCAAGTGTGCGAATCCGTCAGGTTCAGAAGTGCTTACCCAATCTATGCAATGCGACTTTAGTGCTGCGTTACGATTAGTTGTGAACTCCAACAATGTAAGGCTCGATATACCCTTAAGTCGCTCGATCACCTTGCAGAAATAGGCGGCACCCTGCTTTGCAAAGCCAAACTTAGCATGGACTGAATCAATATATTGAAAAGAGAAGCTTAAAGCCGATCGGGCGTTTTTAGGCTTGCTTACAACAATCCTGGCGCCTGAAGAGAGGATCTTCCCCGCTTTAACCTTCCCTCTGTTCATTGTTAAGCTTCCATCATGCTGCGATAAAACTCCGCAGTCTCTTTTTTATCCAGAACATGAGTACAAACAGCGCTGACTGCTAAATCTCCTCGCGCGCTTATCCAAGGCTGCTCCTGATGCGTTAACTGCTCCAGCTCGTAAGCGGTATAACCGCCGAACACCTGATAGATCTCATCCAGATGTTTAGTAATATGGGCAGGAAGGTCCGGACGCGGTATTTCAGCAGTGATAGGCTGCCATTTGTAGTGGGCAAAGCGGACATAGAGATCTCTAGCGACCGGACCATGCACCCAGGCTTCGAAACGTTCGGGCACGAGTTTAGCGCCATCATTCAACGCCATGTACCATGCGTCGGCATAAAATATCATTTTCTGCAATTTAAGCGGTGTAATGATATCTCCATGCTCTTGAGCAAAGCACAGCAGATAGTCTGCTACATCGTTCAGGGTTGCCACTGCCATGATTTGTCTCCTTTTATAAGCCGTTGACAATAGATAGGTAATGATTGCAACGATCGCATGCCCCTGAAAATATTGCGAGTGAAAGCGTGCTATCTCACCACTCAAAACGTTTATCTGCGAGCAAGGCCGAAAAATAAAAAAGCCCGCAATATGCGGGCTAGATAGCGGTGCTACGCTCAGGCCTGTTACTTGCCTTTCTTAATATGCTTGATCAGACGCTTACGCTTACGCATCTGGTTAGGGGTCAGGGTGTTGCGCTTGTTTGCGAACGGGTTATCGCCCTCTTTGAACTGGATACGGATCGGCGTAC
Above is a genomic segment from Enterobacter sp. C2 containing:
- the xseA gene encoding exodeoxyribonuclease VII large subunit; the encoded protein is MSSMQSPAIFTVSRLNQTVRLLLEREVGQVWISGEISNFTQPASGHWYFTLKDDTAQVRCAMFRNSNRRVTFRPQHGQQVLVRASITLYEPRGEYQIIVESMQPAGEGLLQQKYEQLKAKLAAEGLFDQQSKQPLPSPAHCVGVITSKTGAALHDILHVLKRRDPSLPVVIYPTAVQGEDAPGQIVRAIALANSRKECDVLIVGRGGGSLEDLWSFNDERVARAIFASQIPIVSAVGHETDVTIADFVADLRAPTPSAAAEMVSRNQLELLRQLQSGQQRLEMAMDYYLANRTRRFTQLEHRLQQQHPQLRLARQQTVLERLRQRMTYAMDNQLKRSGQRQQRMTQRLNQYSPQPRIHRAQNRVQQLEYRLAQLMSARLSATRERFGNAMTHLDAVSPLATLARGYSVTTATDGNVLKQTKQVKAGDVLTTRLVDGWVESEVKGVTAAKKTRARKKT
- a CDS encoding MFS transporter, with the translated sequence MKRDVTLGVTGFALIAVTYGMARFSWGIMLPDIRQAIPFTPEVAGLIAACSYVAYCLSVFIASFLTSRFGPRVTAILAAMVAAAGLLIMAFAAAPLWLALGLFVAGMSSGLASPSLAGAVNDAVADERQTQVNTTINAGTSGGIILSVPILFFIPGGWRVSCMVFALLALICLVAAWRTLPKHVSKPTEGSPHWRALFRKPGMLRLLVIAFVSGTASAAWWSFGPELLQQHTRVDSAMTNILWLVSGGAGVLAVFTGSVARRIGMRGVYWGSQLFMAVSLAALAVSHGFNGWLFPVVAMSGAGYVILSGVLLVQGAEIAQPSPAAGVSMAFLMLAAGQVVGSVVFGQLYGAIGATGALAVFSGLSWIMLAVTPDRHHQAN
- a CDS encoding zinc ribbon domain-containing protein codes for the protein MQLTCPNCDKPMELVGTHAHCENCNLDVALQARCPDCHQPLEVLKACGAVDYFCQHGHGLISKKRVEFVRSDA
- a CDS encoding Shiga toxin A subunit gives rise to the protein MKVLVPFIIIVLLTVSYAAGLPGSECAAPGYYAESMLQVSIKNNSGIKLANIQKNKILTEIMSITPVSEVFARQMAKADSATGNSLSENDYFQIYHSNHAMNLIVRYTYTNNDGKKDVFISSALINDEECSVRYNGYMTISREF
- a CDS encoding peptide MFS transporter, giving the protein MQSSVNHQESRTFFGHPYPLGSLFFTEMWERFSFYGIRPLLILFMAATVYDGGMGLARENASAIVGIFAGTMYLAALPGGWLADNWLGQQRAVWYGSILIALGHLSIALSAFMGDNLFFIGLMFIVLGSGLFKTCISVMVGTLYKKGDARRDGGFSLFYMGINMGSFIAPLISGWLIKSHGWHWGFGIGGIGMLVALIIFRVFAVPAMKRYDSEVGLDSTWNSPVVKRKGVGMWLLALAVGVAVIVTLIAQGVIVINPVAVASVLVYVIAASVALYFIYLFIFAGLNRKERARLLVCFILLVSAAFFWSAFEQKPTSFNLFANDYTNRMIGDFEIPAVWFQSINALFIILLAPVFSWAWPKLASMNIRPSSITKFVIGILFAAAGFGLMMLAAQSVLNSGGAGVSPFWLVGSILMLTLGELCLSPIGLATMTLLAPERMRGQMMGLWFCASALGNLAAGLIGGHVKADQLDMLPDLFARCSIALLICAAVLIVLIVPVRRMLANAQAKPAANAG
- a CDS encoding type II toxin-antitoxin system antitoxin SocA domain-containing protein; this encodes MAVATLNDVADYLLCFAQEHGDIITPLKLQKMIFYADAWYMALNDGAKLVPERFEAWVHGPVARDLYVRFAHYKWQPITAEIPRPDLPAHITKHLDEIYQVFGGYTAYELEQLTHQEQPWISARGDLAVSAVCTHVLDKKETAEFYRSMMEA